In Bactrocera neohumeralis isolate Rockhampton chromosome 5, APGP_CSIRO_Bneo_wtdbg2-racon-allhic-juicebox.fasta_v2, whole genome shotgun sequence, the genomic window ATTCTGCCAAAGTTTATTTCTTACTTTCGTAGTTTTTGTTTAACTGTATTGCCATCTTTCACTTACTTTATAAATAATGTCATATACTACAATTTGCTTAACCACCCCTACCACTAACAGCTTAACTTAAGGCCAAGAGCGGCTCATAGTCCAGGTCTTTGGGACTCGTCTTCTTCTTATACTTCTTTTGCAATTTCGTTTTGGAAAGCTTCGATTTGGATTTGCTCGCTCGTCGCTTCTTTTCCTCCTTCTCCTCTTGCTCCTTCTCGCGATCAAGCAGCTCCAATTGCTCAAAGATGTTCTTCGGACGTGGATGTGTACTTGGTTTGGTTGAATTTTTCGCcgcataaacaacaacaaactgcgAAAACGCCGAATCGGCCGGCGTATTTATATCAGCAAAGTCACGAAAATCGGCAAATTGCTCTTCGGGGTAGGTATACTTCTGCACGAATTCCTCGTTCGAGGGGCGTCCGTGGCCATTCGCATCGCCGTAGTATTGATTGAAATCGCTATTATCATCGGTGTGATAAGGCATTTCCTCCTCGGGGTAGAAAGTGCCGCCGCGCAGCACGCCAAAGTCGCCGGAACCTAAAATAGTGGGATCAAAGCTGCGTTGTGTTGGACCTAGTGGCACTTGTTCGGGATGTGGCGCTGCAAATTTCGGTATCACCGGGCTATCGGGTATGGGGAAGTAGGGGCGTGAGTGGCCCAGTGGTGGCGCCTCACGGAAGAAAGGTGGATAGTAGTTTTGTGCAGCTTGTGTGTGTGAGTCAACAGGCGTTGGCTGTGGTACGTTGGGGTGTACATCGGAACGTGCGACGACATGGGGATTGGGTGGTAATGGGCGGAACTGGTAGGTGGGTGGTACGTGGAATTGCTGTTCCTGTGAGCGCAGAACGGTAACTGGGGTGAAGTCATTTGGTTCCATTAGCATATCAGCATCCTCTTCGGGGAATTCAGCTGTTAGGGAGAAAAGAGAAAAGCATATGTTGAATGAATGTTGAAAATTGATTGGCAACTTAACTACAAGACTTTTACaaatgatttaatattttatatacaaatacttatatGCAATTATCTACTCTTAgccacttttaaaaaatatttgcctcATAAAAAGTCGAATTTGTGGACTTATCGCTTCTGGCACACCGCTTCATCAATTCTTCTCAATTTTGGAATCGGTAAAACTTTCACCACTTGTCTTCATTTATCTTCTTATGCTTTTGTTTAACGCTCTGACTTCGTTAACAATggattaatttatataaatgtgaGCACGAAGCCGACAGCGACCAATCTATAGACATTTCTTCTGCTGATATGGCTGCGCAGCATTGCCATTGAACcgcaataaatattaataaagcgACAACGGTAGTTTATGTACCAAAATGTAAAACATttaaagcaaaatgaaaaaaatgttcaacctCAAAAACCTGTATTGATAGTATCCAGCGAGAGAGTGTTGACAAAAGCCATGCAATGACCGAGCAATACGGTGAAAGCGTTGCAACGACCAAAAGGCTGCGGCAACCCACATATTATGGCTTGTGGCAATTGAAAGTCAGCGGTAGATCGCTGTCAGCAGGGATTTCGCGCAAAACTTGATTTTTCAGTTAGCGAGTTACGAGCGTTGCGAACTTTTTGCGCTTTTCCTCGTCTGTATTGCTTGTAGCGGGCAAGCGACCAGTAGCGCGaaactcatatgtacatatataaataaatttatgcattACTTGTCCACAATAGTTCATGTTATCTACGGCTTTTGCTCTTTTTAGTGTCCCCAAGACAAGATCGTGGTCAAGTGGCATGTTTAAATTGCTCACAGTCAGCGCCCGCCCTCCGTGGAATAATGATATTGCACTTTTTAattacatgtaaatgtaatcGCTTCCAGGTATTAGCCGTAAGTACgagggttgccttttatatttcgggattagagaacaaatcaaatattaaacatcgaaaatcgtttaattttttcaaaatattctaaataattttgtcttttgaatCAAGCATTTGACGATCAAAGTCCGTTGGTAAAATCTTGAAGGTTTTCTAGTTAAAACGATAAAGATTATTTGTCTCTCTCGGTGTTTAACTGAATTAATTAACGTTTCTAAAGGGATTATGAGCTGAATGGATCATTGCGAGGCCCAGATTAAAGCCAGAATGAGTTCAAGCCGTAGAAAgaaagaactcctgtgttcgaacttataaattagcaaaacgcttagtagccaatacaaatttgccaattttaatttccactccTGCCCGTTCGGTGGGATGTTCGAAGTATGCGCTCCAAAGattttaagtcttgacctcaaaaacgcgggacagtcaagaaggaatgctgagttgtttccacctcatcttctttcaTACATCTTCTACAGATGGACGCCAATggggcaatggcctgttaaaagcccgacatctagggagaggctagccttaaagagatcactagatctcttgcgatcgatctttgGCCAAAATAATTTTACGACAGAGCATGTACCGATAGTGGCGCAGTGTGGCCGAATTTTGCGAAGTCCCGCTATCTAGTTATAGAACACAAGAAGATACGGAAGCACtgacccgctcccattctatCGGTAGCGATTCTAGGgtacctttccttgctagctcatcagctttgcgaTTTCCTGTGATTTCGTTGTGGCCTGGCACTCATACCAGCCTTATTACAAaaacactcgatgctattgatagcgaggttaggcactcctcgaCCAATCTCAACGCATTGCTAATTaattcaaggctagtatcgccgctcagCTATTTGAGTGAATGTTTagttctctgaaggaggctgcactccggagtagGAGATCTGCTGCTTACCTTCGtacataaaactttacaaattgtGTCCAACAAGTTTTTGGCATTGCCGCATGTATGCAAATTGGACAATGTAAGAACTCCTACGATTGcagcaagatgaactttgctaggGGCAATTAGTTCAGTAGATCTCGCAGGGTACTCTCTCTGCTTTAGGCCAAAATGATATTGCAGTCGGATGCGGGTCGTCGACCAACGCCTGCTAAGCGCACGAGAAGTCCATAGGTTCAGTACTAAATCGCAAGATGGCAACGCAGATCAAACTCGTTTCCGTTTCTCGTTTGATTTCAGAGAGCATATGTAAGTTTGTCTTGAAAGTAACCGCCATCGGATAACGTCCGCCGAAATTTTACAAACGTTGTGACAGCACAGCGCCATCAATTCATACTAATTAATAAATCATGTCACACATAATTAATTACATACTTTATTGTATCAATTTTGAGCTGTGttgaaaacgaaatatttccaaactgttattttgctttatttcatAACGTGTtcactctataaaaattttagagcACTTAACGACTTTAGACAGTGGCGGATCCAAGTATAATTGTACCCTGCCTAAATTTaccttttaattaatattgagttttcttcacaaattaatatatttatatacccaTATTCTGAGGGCTAACGATTGATAGATTTGCCTTCATTGATAAAACTCTTTAGGGGTTTTCAGAACAGATGCTCTAATTTTTATCAAGCTCTGAGTTTTGTCCATCTTACATTACCTAGTGACTGAAGCTGTCCCTAACACAATATGTAACATGTTTCTCTGTtccttttttcttaaaactataagtctgtTGGACTAATAGCCTGATCggcaaaattatacaaaatgatAACTCATAAATTTCAATTCCAAACCCCCtgcaatatatttatgtattttttaaatctgAGACTTCGACGATACTTTCATTTCAAACGTCTCGGAAAGATCagcaaatttttttgtcacaCATTTCCATATCGAAAACCAAACCTGCCGATAACCGAAGTCTCTCAAAGTGTTGAAATGCGGCATAGATATTTTCACCTTACTAGCGCTCGACACTCATAAATCCGCCAGTGATTGTGGGCGATGAAAAGACAAAAACTTTAAGTTAATGTTGCCAAAAAGTGCCGACAGCAACAATTAAATCTGACCCATATTTGTAATAGTAATTTCGGTATAAATGAAAGCATACGTTAGCATGGTTTTGAACTCATCTTCCACAGCGCGTcgcagcaataataataaaattgttatgcGCAAGCGCAAATGTCGAAGCAAAAAGTGGAATAATGCGATAATAATAGTCATGGCAAACGCAACCAAACGCCGTTATTTggtaaaaaaacaaagcaagttGAGAAATTGCAATTGCTACGAGCGATTTTAGGGTTTTCATGCCAAAAACCTTAAGCCACAATTAATCAATCACAAAACTAATATTTGCATATTCCAATTTACTGTGTCAGACCTATGTAAAAGAAAATTCGGAATAATCAAGTAAGGTGTTTATAGATTAGTAAGAGTATGCCTTGCTATCATTAATACAGAAGCCTCTATTCTTAACTCCCTGGTACATGATTCAAACCAGAGGCTTCTAAATGATAGCAATAGCCTCCAAAGAAATgaagaaagcaattttttagacagctccataattttttttcttttcgtttccATACGTATATAAGTCCACATAATCAAATCTGAATATATAGCATCACACTTACGAAATGGCTGGTAAAGCTCTCTCCTTTCTTTATAAGTTATAGTCATGTcatataacggggttttcaatagggacgcttcAAAAGTAGACTGTTAGGGGCAGCAAACGACGCCAcattttttccgctcttttgatatttctatTCGTAAGGTAtgccatttcattatggaaagacacACGATCCAAAAACgtgttgaaattatttaaaatatcgaaattcggagtcagtggcctcaattttaagagcgctacgttcaaTTTATAATCGTGATAATCGtgaaagacccaaatcagtctcccACACGTCattctcaagcgttggacatCTTTGTGAAGCCGTTGTGGTGAgttttttgaaaagattttggtctacatctttacaagatcaaattgatggaagaactgaagccgcttgaccaacagaatcgtcgtatgttcgtgaattgggctgagcaacaacttaaaaatgttccggattttcatcgaaaaatcatcttcaggcTCATTTATGGCTGAATGGTttcatcaataagcaaaatatgcgttattggtcaggcagcaatccacacgtactccatgagtcaccattgcatctcgaaaaaattacgggttggtgcggtttatgggccggcggcgtcattgggcctaCTTAtttcgtgatgatcaagaccggcacgttactttgaatgataaccgaatatttttgacccgaATTGGATGGTATGGACTTGGGCTACATGTGGTTCcaacggcgccacaagccacacagcgaatgtcacaatcaatttatttgaaaacaaagtttggtgaacgtgttatctcacgaaatgatCCCAGTCAATTTGCAGCCTCGGTCATACGATTTGACGCCGTTTACGAATTCTTCCACAGGAATcctagaaattaatattttaaggttaaacgaaaaaacaacaaatgcgaACACACCATATCTACAATTTTGGGATTCGCACTTTAGTTGCTAAATTGTTTGCATTCTCACTTAACACGtctttattacttttttgatCTGTTTATTTAGTGAGCTGTCAGAGCGGCGCGTGGGCTTTAAAATACTTGAGCGCGCGGCATTTACAATGTAACATCAAAAGAAACTTCAtgccataataataaaaaaggtaaTGAAACGAAAATAAGTCAACTGAAGCCGGCAGGTAACTCTGTAAGTTCATAAACAGCAGAACCCAGTTGGGAGTCAATTCTAAGCAGTCGGACTGAAATCATTTGACACCACTTCATATGTAAGTGTGCAATGTATATTTTCAAGTGGTGAActgtaattaaaaactattttgtatatttataagttttacaGAATGTCGCTAATTTTATGGAGCACTGTGTGGTTTGGAGTACCGTGTAAGTAGCGGAAAATTCAAGGAGTATCGAAGTGTTTCAGATATTTGACGCAATACTAAAAAGTTTCCAAAAgttctaatttaatatttttcaaagtaccGTCTTATCTTGTCTTTGTCGGGTGCGTTGTGACCATGTTCAAGGCAATTGCAAGTTTCAAACCGTCTCTTAGATGTTGAAGGTGTTTCTGAAGACTTCAACAAgtcagatatatgtacatatgtatagatggatttactttatattatatGACGAGATGTTTTCATAAGCATAATGTGCACATtaacaaatacataagtatagtaTCAATATAGAGTTTTTAGTAGTATGTCTTCTGTATAATTTCTATGGTagtcgaagtgtaaccaattaaaaaagccataaattcggtttggaaaattatttttatttattttaaaatacaaaatgtgtgaaaataatcataaattcaggaccaattcatttttgctcgatatgaccaccttttgccttaactatggccttgagacggtcaaaaaacgaatcgcaagctgcccgaatgtgacttgccggtattttggcccaatCACGGACAATGGTTTTCTTCAGCaactcgagactggtgtattttttacttcggaccttgctctccaaaatgtcccagagagaataatccattgcatttgcatctggtgaattcgagagccattgtgtggtcgtaatgaaattcggaacgttgtttttcagcacATTCTTGATTCACttgcgctttgtgagacggtgttgagtcttgttgaaacgttcaTGGTTTGGGACCGAAATGCGTGTTTgtccacggcttcaaagcagcctccagaacactttcccgataatatttcgcatttactttgacgtcaggctcgatgaaaacaattggagagcgcccatctgcggtgacagcgacccaaaccattatttgtggcgggtgctgcctcttggtggccaaccgatgacttagattctcgtatgaaaggtcggtcaagtaaaccctatcgttttgagagtttacgaattgcttaattggaaaaatttttcgctctctcaagtcttacttgttgctgcttcggtgtgagatcatgggtcttttggaacttgtaaggcttgaccttgatttcaatttattttcagtactttagccatttgattggcacttcgtcgtggatttcgctcgagtcgcttcttcactttccgaaccatctcacgtgacgttgcagtcttttgatggccacctccatggcgttttgcgatgctaccagtatcattgtaacgagtgatggtgcgataaacaaaaactttattcacattaaggtgtttgagctcaggaacaattgctggctgtgattttccagctaaatataaagcaatcacactattacgtttgaattccatcgctgatcactttttttgcgttcacttttggcaaaacgcttttgtacacttgtgaacaatactccgagctgtcattcagcaaatttataaacagctgattccagtgcgacagctgcgcgaacggtctgaagttggttacacttcgagtgtcgGA contains:
- the LOC126759985 gene encoding uncharacterized protein LOC126759985 gives rise to the protein MTFEKQRFIIGLCLLLLHSAVTVTCSKADVQAAVKETKDDAKKAEFPEEDADMLMEPNDFTPVTVLRSQEQQFHVPPTYQFRPLPPNPHVVARSDVHPNVPQPTPVDSHTQAAQNYYPPFFREAPPLGHSRPYFPIPDSPVIPKFAAPHPEQVPLGPTQRSFDPTILGSGDFGVLRGGTFYPEEEMPYHTDDNSDFNQYYGDANGHGRPSNEEFVQKYTYPEEQFADFRDFADINTPADSAFSQFVVVYAAKNSTKPSTHPRPKNIFEQLELLDREKEQEEKEEKKRRASKSKSKLSKTKLQKKYKKKTSPKDLDYEPLLALS